Part of the Methanobacterium alcaliphilum genome is shown below.
GCCTGGGTTAAATCATCCATATGATTAACCTTATCCACATATGGTTTTGATCCTTTAAAGTTCTGGCTTATTTCTGCAACCAGATAGCGTATGTGTTTTAGTGTTTCTTTTTGATTTTCTTCATCTAAATCATTTATATCAGGTTTCAATTCATAGGTGGCCCTGTAATTTCGCCCTTCAGGTATGAAATCTTTAATTTTTACCCGTTCCATAATTTCTACTCTTAACTGATAGAAATCTTTTTGTTCACGAGCATTTACTATTTTTACTAAGGTTCCTACTTTATAAAAATCTGATTCGGCGTATATTCCACGTGAATCTTCTTTAGATGCTAATACTATCCCATAACCATCATCATTTACTACCCTATTGTATATTTCGCCCCCGATTTTTTTACCTATTTTCAAGTTCATGGTGGTTTCATGTAATAGAACTGTATCTGGTATGACTATGACAGATAGTTCTTCATTAATATTCATTTCATTCATATTATCACCTTTGGGATGAGAGAAACGTTTTAATATTCTTTGAATGTTATTTTTAATATTCATGATACTATTTTTCTCTAATCTGGAGTGAATCCCCTTTTAATTGTTTATAATAAATCTTGCCTAAAAATCAACAGCAAAGTAATGAGTTTAAATATCATTCTAATGAATCGCACTTAGTTAACACACATCCAAATAAAAAATCAATTCTCTTTTTGTGCTTAACCATAGAGTTTTTGTTGAAAGTATAGTAGATATTGTTGCCTTTTTTTTGGGCAATGAGAATTTCTGCAGTTTTAAGTACTTTAAGGTGTTGTGAGGCTGCTGGCTGAGTTACACCCATCATCTCTGCCATTTGAGATACATTAACTTTTTCAATTTCGCCGGATGCTAGTGAATAGACCAATAATAGTCTGTTAATGTTTGCAAGTGCTTTGAATAACTCTTCCAGTTCTTGCGATATGTCACAGCAGTGCTCTGTATTTACCTTCAACATATACCATTAGTATATAAGTATAT
Proteins encoded:
- a CDS encoding ArsR/SmtB family transcription factor, with the translated sequence MLKVNTEHCCDISQELEELFKALANINRLLLVYSLASGEIEKVNVSQMAEMMGVTQPAASQHLKVLKTAEILIAQKKGNNIYYTFNKNSMVKHKKRIDFLFGCVLTKCDSLE